The Apostichopus japonicus isolate 1M-3 chromosome 20, ASM3797524v1, whole genome shotgun sequence genome contains a region encoding:
- the LOC139961427 gene encoding uncharacterized protein isoform X1, which translates to MARQENFLFIKEEVVNDYDYKENDLASFEGPRVHSPVCIAPTFARGRLQCIKQEEYQARVESYYYCLPMSLEDATSNGGTVAGDASSLPRRTEQSNVGIIHPGHATAGTAEPPYQYDRMRSPPAPLLPPERTHIVAMPYNQCDNMCSPGPLPLHERTHIVAMPYQCDNISSPSGTLQTNDRPHNGGKPYQCDKMCVGPPPGTLQSHERHIIGLPYLCDKLCVPPPGALQSHQRMYGGEKPCESGKIPTPPLTLPANEKTHTEGKPYQCDKTSKPGNLPAQEIKQTSGKPYQQDKNSPTPDTLQVHERPPHIGGQPYQCTYCEKRFKIEGNLKVHERVHTGEKPYQCSFCDKMFSVTGNLRTHVRTHTEEKPFQCSFCNKRFSQCGTLKVHERTHTGGKPCKCTYCDKMFSVAGNLKAHERTHTGEKPYKCSFCGKTFTQSGTMKIHERIHTGGKPCKCTYCDKVFSVPGNLKAHERTHTGEKPYTCSYCDKKFTQSGTLKIHKRIHTGERPYRCSYCEKECSVTGNLKSHERTHTGEKPFQCNLCDKKFTQSGTLKKHKRSHTDINTEETPQQCSYL; encoded by the exons ATGGCACG ACAAGAAAATTTTCTGTTCATTAAAGAAGAAGTTGTAAATGATTATGACTACAAAGAAAATGACTTAGCAAGCTTTGAAG GACCTCGAGTACACTCCCCTGTGTGTATTGCTCCTACATTCGCCCGAGGACGACTACAGTGTATTAAGCAAGAAGAATACCAAGCAAGAGTGGAGAGCTACTATTATTGCCTACCAATGAGTTTGGAGGATGCAACAAGTAATGGAGGAACAGTGGCAGGAGATGCTTCAAGCCTACCACGTAGAACGGAACAGTCTAACGTTGGCATCATCCATCCTGGTCATGCAACAGCAGGTACAGCAGAGCCCCCTTATCAATATGACAGAATGCGTTCACCTCCGGCACCGTTACTGCCACCGGAACGAACACATATAGTGGCGATGCCGTATAACCAGTGCGACAATATGTGTTCACCTGGACCTTTGCCATTGCATGAGAGAACACATATAGTGGCCATGCCTTACCAGTGTGACAACATATCTTCACCTTCTGGAACTTTACAAACAAACGACAGACCACACAATGGAGGGAAACCGTATCAATGTGACAAAATGTGTGTTGGACCTCCTCCTGGGACTTTACAATCACATGAAAGACATATCATTGGGCTGCCTTATCTCTGTGACAAGTTATGTGTTCCACCCCCTGGGGCTTTGCAATCACATCAGAGAATGTATGGGGGAGAGAAACCTTGTGAGAGTGGCAAAATACCTACACCCCCTTTGACTCTACCAGCAAATGAAAAAACACATACGGAAGGGAAACCTTATCAATGTGACAAAACGTCTAAACCCGGTAATTTGCCGGcacaagaaataaaacaaacgtCAGGGAAACCTTATCAACAGGACAAAAATTCTCCAACTCCAGACACTTTGCAAGTACATGAAAGACCACCACACATAGGAGGGCAGCCGTATCAGTGCACATACTGTGAGAAAAGGTTTAAAATTGAAGGTAATTTAAAAGTGCATGAGAGAGTACATACAGGAGAAAAGCCTTATCAATGTAGCTTCTGTGACAAAATGTTCTCTGTGACTGGAAATCTCAGAACACATGTACGAACACATACCGAAGAAAAACCCTTTCAATGCAGCTTCTGTAACAAAAGGTTTTCACAGTGTGGGACATTGAAagtacatgaaagaacacacacaggaggaAAGCCTTGTAAGTGTACATACTGTGATAAAATGTTTTCTGTTGCAGGAAACTTGAAGGCACacgaaagaacacacacaggggAGAAACCTTATAAATGTAGCTTCTGTGGAAAAACATTTACTCAATCTGGAACAATGAAAATCCATGAAAGAATACACACAGGAGGAAAGCCCTGTAAGTGTACATACTGTGATAAAGTGTTTTCTGTCCCTGGAAATTTGAAAGCACacgaaagaacacacacaggggAGAAACCTTACACTTGTAGCTACTGTGATAAAAAATTTACTCAGTCCGGAACATTGAAAATACATAAAAGAATACACACGGGTGAGAGACCTTATAGGTGCAGCTACTGTGAAAAGGAGTGCTCTGTTACAGGCAACTTGAAATcgcatgaaagaacacacacaggcgAGAAGCCTTTTCAGTGTAACCTCTGTGATAAAAAGTTCACTCAATCTGGTACATTGAAGAAACATAAAAGATCACACACAGATATTAACACAGAAGAAACACCTCAGCAGTGCAGCTATTTATAA
- the LOC139961427 gene encoding uncharacterized protein isoform X2: protein MSLEDATSNGGTVAGDASSLPRRTEQSNVGIIHPGHATAGTAEPPYQYDRMRSPPAPLLPPERTHIVAMPYNQCDNMCSPGPLPLHERTHIVAMPYQCDNISSPSGTLQTNDRPHNGGKPYQCDKMCVGPPPGTLQSHERHIIGLPYLCDKLCVPPPGALQSHQRMYGGEKPCESGKIPTPPLTLPANEKTHTEGKPYQCDKTSKPGNLPAQEIKQTSGKPYQQDKNSPTPDTLQVHERPPHIGGQPYQCTYCEKRFKIEGNLKVHERVHTGEKPYQCSFCDKMFSVTGNLRTHVRTHTEEKPFQCSFCNKRFSQCGTLKVHERTHTGGKPCKCTYCDKMFSVAGNLKAHERTHTGEKPYKCSFCGKTFTQSGTMKIHERIHTGGKPCKCTYCDKVFSVPGNLKAHERTHTGEKPYTCSYCDKKFTQSGTLKIHKRIHTGERPYRCSYCEKECSVTGNLKSHERTHTGEKPFQCNLCDKKFTQSGTLKKHKRSHTDINTEETPQQCSYL, encoded by the coding sequence ATGAGTTTGGAGGATGCAACAAGTAATGGAGGAACAGTGGCAGGAGATGCTTCAAGCCTACCACGTAGAACGGAACAGTCTAACGTTGGCATCATCCATCCTGGTCATGCAACAGCAGGTACAGCAGAGCCCCCTTATCAATATGACAGAATGCGTTCACCTCCGGCACCGTTACTGCCACCGGAACGAACACATATAGTGGCGATGCCGTATAACCAGTGCGACAATATGTGTTCACCTGGACCTTTGCCATTGCATGAGAGAACACATATAGTGGCCATGCCTTACCAGTGTGACAACATATCTTCACCTTCTGGAACTTTACAAACAAACGACAGACCACACAATGGAGGGAAACCGTATCAATGTGACAAAATGTGTGTTGGACCTCCTCCTGGGACTTTACAATCACATGAAAGACATATCATTGGGCTGCCTTATCTCTGTGACAAGTTATGTGTTCCACCCCCTGGGGCTTTGCAATCACATCAGAGAATGTATGGGGGAGAGAAACCTTGTGAGAGTGGCAAAATACCTACACCCCCTTTGACTCTACCAGCAAATGAAAAAACACATACGGAAGGGAAACCTTATCAATGTGACAAAACGTCTAAACCCGGTAATTTGCCGGcacaagaaataaaacaaacgtCAGGGAAACCTTATCAACAGGACAAAAATTCTCCAACTCCAGACACTTTGCAAGTACATGAAAGACCACCACACATAGGAGGGCAGCCGTATCAGTGCACATACTGTGAGAAAAGGTTTAAAATTGAAGGTAATTTAAAAGTGCATGAGAGAGTACATACAGGAGAAAAGCCTTATCAATGTAGCTTCTGTGACAAAATGTTCTCTGTGACTGGAAATCTCAGAACACATGTACGAACACATACCGAAGAAAAACCCTTTCAATGCAGCTTCTGTAACAAAAGGTTTTCACAGTGTGGGACATTGAAagtacatgaaagaacacacacaggaggaAAGCCTTGTAAGTGTACATACTGTGATAAAATGTTTTCTGTTGCAGGAAACTTGAAGGCACacgaaagaacacacacaggggAGAAACCTTATAAATGTAGCTTCTGTGGAAAAACATTTACTCAATCTGGAACAATGAAAATCCATGAAAGAATACACACAGGAGGAAAGCCCTGTAAGTGTACATACTGTGATAAAGTGTTTTCTGTCCCTGGAAATTTGAAAGCACacgaaagaacacacacaggggAGAAACCTTACACTTGTAGCTACTGTGATAAAAAATTTACTCAGTCCGGAACATTGAAAATACATAAAAGAATACACACGGGTGAGAGACCTTATAGGTGCAGCTACTGTGAAAAGGAGTGCTCTGTTACAGGCAACTTGAAATcgcatgaaagaacacacacaggcgAGAAGCCTTTTCAGTGTAACCTCTGTGATAAAAAGTTCACTCAATCTGGTACATTGAAGAAACATAAAAGATCACACACAGATATTAACACAGAAGAAACACCTCAGCAGTGCAGCTATTTATAA